ACAGATTAGCTCCCATACCAAGAAGTCTTTCCCTGACAGGCTTTTGAAAATTAGAACTCATTATAGAAATAAAACAATTATGTTTAGTAGTTTGAATATGCTTTACAAGGTCTTCTCCTCCCATAATAGGCATAAGCAAATCAAGGATAATCATATCTGGCATCTCTTTAGTAAAAATATCTAAAGCTTCTTGGCCATCTTTTGCTTCTAAGAAATTAATATCTGAATATCCTAAAGCCTTAAAAAAAATCTTTATACTATTTCTTACAAGTCTTGAATCATCAACTAACAATATTTTTTTCATAATTCCGCCTAC
This is a stretch of genomic DNA from Desulfobacterales bacterium. It encodes these proteins:
- a CDS encoding response regulator, producing the protein MKKILLVDDSRLVRNSIKIFFKALGYSDINFLEAKDGQEALDIFTKEMPDMIILDLLMPIMGGEDLVKHIQTTKHNCFISIMSSNFQKPVRERLLGMGANLFVEKPVTPEKLSLIIADYKTFKGI